Proteins from a genomic interval of Solea solea chromosome 10, fSolSol10.1, whole genome shotgun sequence:
- the knop1 gene encoding lysine-rich nucleolar protein 1, which translates to MEEEKHAKKKLKKGQTSVPENPDCSVDVGRQTEVKKAKKNKRSATFVIEVEDQSCETERKKKKSKESVNESPNDACSSDATGVKNKKKPVEISQSSVKEDIENQQIRVKKGKKKNKVQTKADIVTINKEEEEEQQPEENKVPKKAKKVKKLILAVSTEETVEQSKEKKKKKKKLSVEETAIAVVKPSITKKKPKMGENAFELEIVAGEREETETKIKKKAKTEDDENGIETPDNKGNNKKCKAKKKEKENVMGESETITEDGKTGLKKKGKKGKDRKVTMEVSEEEELEPKKKKRKNERSQEKEQTFITCEENEEDGQNGVTVANDTSKKIKKKKLKQAENDVGVETSANKKIKRESNKEEESQHGEVVFLSAKSGNVDEVTINKERRRELQMEIDKASQPEKPAKPLGLGQWSTAEFDSSEQQHKFLRLLGGFKKGLQPAAAGTGGASMAMGKDAQQKLKQGLLGQFESAQSRRMDFNSRGAGLGFSAPSNKKFSIDINASRSVHFDD; encoded by the exons ATGGAGGAAGAGAAACATGCAAAGAAGAAACTCAAGAAGGGACAAACCTCCGTGCCTGAAAACCCAGACTGCTCTGTTGATGTTGGGAGACAAACAGAGGTGAAGAAAgcgaagaaaaacaaaagatctGCGACATTTGTTATAGAAGTGGAGGATCAAAGTTGtgaaacagagaggaagaaaaagaagagcaaaGAAAGTGTCAACGAATCACCGAATGATGCTTGTAGCTCTGATGCCACAGGGgtcaaaaacaagaagaaaccaGTAGAAATTTCACAAAGTTCAGTAAAAGAAGACATAGAAAACCAGCAAATAAGagtaaagaaaggaaagaagaagaacaaagtaCAAACTAAAGCTGATATTGTGACGATAaacaaagaagaggaagaagaacagcaACCTGAAGAGAATAAAGTGCCAAAGAAAGccaagaaagtaaaaaaacttattttagcTGTAAGCACAGAGGAGACTGTGGagcaaagtaaagaaaagaaaaagaagaagaagaaattgtCTGTGGAAGAAACGGCTATAGCTGTTGTTAAACCAAGTATAACGAAAAAGAAACCTAAAATGGGAGAAAATGCATTTGAGTTAGAAATAgttgcaggagagagagaggaaacggAAAcgaagataaagaaaaaagccAAAACTGAAGATGATGAAAATGGAATAGAAACACCTGACAACAaaggcaacaacaaaaagtgcaaagcaaaaaagaaagaaaaagaaaatgtgatgggTGAGAGTGAGACTATTACGGAGGACGGGAAGACGGGGctaaagaaaaaagggaaaaaaggaaaggacAGAAAAGTGACAATGGAggtcagtgaagaagaagagctggaaccgaagaaaaagaagaggaaaaatgaaAGATCACAGGAAAAAGAGCAAACATTTATCACatgtgaagaaaatgaagagGATGGGCAGAATGGAGTCACTGTGGCAAATGACACCAGCAAGAAAatcaaaaagaagaagctgaaacaagcGGAGAATGATGTTGGAGTTGAAACTAGTGCAAACAAGAAGATAAAGAGGGAGAGCAACAAAGAAGAG gaaTCCCAACATGGGGAGGTTGTGTTTCTGTCAGCAAAGAGTGGAAACGTTGATGAAGTCACCATCAACAAG GAGAGGAGACGGGAACTACAAATGGAGATTGACAAGGCTTCTCAGCCTGAAAAACCAGCTAAACCTTTG GGTTTGGGTCAGTGGAGCACGGCTGAGTTTGACAGCTCTGAGCAACAACACAAGTTCCTCCGCCTTTTGGGCGGCTTCAAAAAGGGTTTGCAGCCGGCTGCTGCAGGCACTGGTGGAGCAAGTATGGCAATGGGGAAAGACGCACAGCAGAAATTAAAGCAAGGGCTTCTGGGACAGTTTGAGAGTGCTCAATCCCGCAGAATGGACTTCAATAGCAGAGGGGCAGGACTTGGGTTTAGTGCACCGTCCAATAAGAAGTTCTCCATTGACATCAATGCAAGTCGATCAGTCCACTTTGATGACTGA
- the exosc1 gene encoding exosome complex component CSL4, producing MSPMKLCVPGDKLCSTEDCIPGTGVYLRHGYIYSSLAGYVLRKNEGEELPVISVVRETETQLLPDVGAIVTCKVTSINPRYAKVHILYVGSTPLKDRFRGTIRKEDVRATEKDKVETYKSFRPGDIVLAKVISLGDVQSNYLLTTAENELGVVVAHSEAGVQMVPISWCEMQCPRTHNKEFRKVARVQPEYLQA from the exons GTGACAAACTATGCAGCACAGAAGACTGTATTCCCGGCACAGGAGTATATCTACGGCACGGCTACATATACTCCTCACTAGCGGGCTATGTGCTGAGAAAAAacgaaggagaggag tTACCTGTGATCTCAGTAGTGAGGGAAACGgaaacacagctgctgccaGATGTAGGAGCAATAGTCACCTGTAAG GTGACCAGCATCAACCCCAGATACGCCAAGGTCCATATTCTCTATGTAGGTTCCACGCCGCTGAAGGACCGCTTTAGGGGGACCATCAG GAAAGAAGATGTACGCGCAACAGAAAAAGACAAg gtggaAACATACAAAAGCTTCAGACCTGGTGACATCGTCCTTGCAAAAGTG ATTTCCCTCGGTGACGTTCAGTCCAACTACTTGTTGACAACAGCAGAGAATGAGCTGGGAGTCGTAGTGGCACACAGTGAAGCAG GTGTCCAGATGGTTCCCATCAGCTGGTGTGAGATGCAGTGCCCAAGGACGCACAACAAAGAGTTCCGCAAAGTGGCGCGTGTGCAACCGGAATATCTACAGGCATGA